CATCTCTAGAGCTTGATATTCCCGAGTGTTATGCTGTATGATTAACCTTTAACCAAAGTGTAGCCTTCTGTTGgaaattaaatgaaacatattctttttcttttacttttgaaatcATATAGAACTGATTCTGCTCGGCTCCATATTGTTGGATTGTTTGTTTCCAGTTGCCAACTCCTTAATAGAAAGtaaatttgttcttcttcctGTTTTAGTAAATAACAACATGGTTTTCCTTGTGTTTCAAAGTAAATTGAAGTGTCCAGTTGTGCTGTAAACTCTAAGTTTAAATGTAGCTCCATCATTTAATGCACTTAGCAATCTTTCTCTGCCTTTTGATCCTTTGCCTGTGCAACGGGACCAACTACTCCTACAATCACATTGCATTCATTACTGACTACTGAATCTGGTAGTCCAAAACATGACTTTTGCGATGTCGTGTGAAGTATGACTGCTTTTGTTGTGAATGTCCACAGGCAACAGAGGACCCGGAAGAACTCCACTAGACTGGACCACAAGATTAAAGATTGCAGCTGGGGCAGCTCAAGGCTTAGCCTTCATTCACAACTCATGCAAGTCCCTTAAGCTCATGCATGGGAACATCAAATCCACAAACATTCTCATTGACAGGGATGGCAATGCCAGAGTGTCTGATTTCGGCCTCTCTGTTTTTGCATCACCGTCCTCAGTCCCGAAAACCAATGGCTACCGTGCCCCTGAAGCAGCACTTGACGGTCGAAAACTAACCCAAAAATCTGATGTGTACTCCTTTGGGGTCCTCTTACTAGAGCTGCTAACCGGAAAATGCCCGTCTATCACTGACATAAGCGGTCCTGGCTCAGGGTACAGCAGCGTCGTTGACTTGCCGAGATGGGTCCAGTCTGTAGTGAGAGAGGAATGGACTGCTGAGGTCTTTGATCTGGAGCTTATGAGGTATAAGGACATTGAAGAGGAAATGGTGGGGTTGCTGCAGATCGGGATGGCTTGCGCCCAAGCCTCGCCTGACCAGCGGCCGAAGATGAACTATGTGGTGAAAATGATAGACGAGCTGCGGGGCGTGGAAGTGTCGCCATCACATGAAACTCTTGATTCAGTTTCGGAATCTCCGGCTGTTTCTGAGGACACATGTAAAGCGAGCGAATGATCATCTACGGTAAGGGATTAAAAGGCTTCTTTACATTTGTTCCAagttttgtaaattttgaagtGTTGTCAGAgtatcaaattttagctgtttagTTGGGTAGTTCATTTGGTTTTCTGTAACTGGGAAACGTCTTGAATTCCATGACATATGGAGCCATACTTGAGCTTAGATCcattttttagtaaatatatttccTCCTAATATTGGAAATATCACTGTTcctatatttgttaattatgcGTCAGGACTTTCAAGGACAAAAGTTACCATTGTTCTTGTCGTTGAGAAGGTGTTTTTTTAGCAAAGATTAGCGTCCTTAGActggggggaaaaaaaagtatttttgaaatagtactGTTAccttatttttccaaaaataaatataaacaaaaaaaattctatgcACTAGACGCGTTTTGTCCTAAACCTCAGTCATCTGAAAAACTAAGGCCCAGTGGGCACTGTAGTCCAGCCCATCTGAAAACTTGAACACGATTGTGTCTGCCCAATTTTCATGGTTTTAATTTCTGATTGATGACAAGACTTGGGCTTGTGTCTGGATTGACTCAAAGgaattttctatttccatGTTTCATTATTGGGTAACCGCTTATTCCTCTGTTGAACCTTTACAGCAAAATCAGCACTAGAAGATTTGGTATCTTTTTCCTTCATCAAATCTTCTTGAAACTAGACATATTTTAGTACAAATtcacataatataattaaaaaaatgtaggGGGGGCCTAGTGGCTACATAGCCCCCCAAAGAATACAATGTTCCAAATAATTGAATCTCCCTATGTTTCTTCATctcttttagaaaataactctatgctcctatattttttacctGTTGAACTGCATAACCTGCGGTGCGAACCTCAGCAGCCTATCCAATGCATTGTATGTGAATTTTCTTGCAAACAAGACACAAACATTGGTCTTCTTACCATTGTACTCACAACTCCCACCTCTCCTCAACTTCTCCAAGAACTCCGGGGTGACATCTGTCCTGATGAACTTGGATGGGTGGGGCCCGCCCCTCGACCAGTCCACCCATGTCAAAGTCCTGTTTGAGTTCCTCTCCCCAAACTTCATGCTCACAAATGTCGGCAAGTAATGCTCATCAGCATAACATGAACCATTGCAGTAGTGTTGGAACACTGGGAAGTAGTTCTTGTCTGCAATAACCTCTAAGGCAAGATCTCTGTCCATCCCAAACCATTGGGACCCCTTTCTCCATTGCTCAAGCTTGATCATGGGGCCCATCTGATGGCTGTATCGCCCTCGCCCCACCGGGCCAGGCAGATCATATGCCTCCACGAAGTTTTGGGTGGAGTTGATCAAGTAAGAGTAGATGGTGGAGAAGTTGTAGAGGGGAATGCATGATTCAGAGAGGAGAACAAAATGTTGGTTTGAGAAATCAAGAAGAGCATTGGCTAGCAATCTCCTTTCGGCTTCTATCATGTTCACGTTGCCCCATTGAACTTCctgcaataattttattcataaatgcCTTGTGTTagataaaattcatcaaaGATCATAATCTAGGAGACAACTATACCAACAATCCTTAAGATTCAGACACAACactcttatttttcaaaaaattatcactacaACATTGGTCGTTGTACTTTACATTACAAGTAATAGAGATGAAAGATAGTAGAACAGAATGTGGATTGATTTTGATGAGGATAAggttgaaaaaaaatcttccTTCATAATTGTTGAAAGACATGTTATGGCCAAAAGGGTTGGGTCGGAAAGCAGCAGCCATTGCTTTTCAAAGAGTAAATATGAGGGCCTATTCTTGTATTTCTGAGTTTTGCATCGCTATTAATATGAATGCTATCCCCATTTGTccttgatgatgatgatgatgggttAGCATCAAGGCCATGGGCACTGTGCTGCCTCATTAAATCACACACATGGCTATTTCTATTTCTGGTGGCATAGCCTACCGATCATCAAATTCTTCCGTCAATCAATAAATGCGATTCTTGGTGGTCGGCTTCGGGATAATCACGTTCCTCAATGTATAAGATTCACGTGTTGCCTACTTCGAAATGGAGGGACGTGATTTCACCAAGAACGACCACCTATAAATTCACAATCAAACAGTAAACATGTTTGATGTTGAGAGGAGTTTCTTTTGGGTAGTTGCAAAATCACAGAATGATGTAAAGTTCATAGCATAATTGGGATACAAGATTGTTATGTTAGCATGATCATCAACTGATCTAATGGTCTGAAAGCCTAAATGGTCTTTGGAAAAATGTAGCATGGCTTTAAAATCTATACCTAGTTGTCAGCTAGAACCTCACACGTTCCACTATGTGTTTTGTGTACGTTGTTGGAGGTTGACCAAGTCATGATCTAGCATAATTGTGAAAAACATGGgaagttttaattaaatcggGTTTGGCTagccataaattaattatatgataagtataatacacATTTAGTATAAGtaatgtataatttagaaaaaataacgaattatatgataagtatatcacatttattttgtaattaatttaattcgataaattaattcgggtaaaaaattttttaaaaaaaatatctctttGTTGAGTATTTAATTCTACATTTATCCCTAGTTTCTCCGTTGAGAAGGGTGACAGCAGCAGCATAAACAGATAAACAGATCAAGTTGGTAAGCGCTTTTTAGGCCACCCCTGCCGACCTCCGTTAATTACAAAGGTGATTAGCAATAAACAAGACAGAGCACCCTAAGAATTAATGACACTTTTTCGAATTAATCTTCTatcacaacaaagaaaaattttagctCGGACTAAGTTTGGCAGAACCAAAGTATTCACAAAGTAAGTATGATATAGTTGATACGTGATTAATCACTTTTCCTTAACACACCAACCACACAACACgtatattacacttgtcatataatttattcagaTTGTATCGAGGTCCGTGTTGTACTTTTATTACATTCACATTTACTATATAAACACTGCTCATATAAAATTCACATCattttattatctaataaaatatttatatttattataataaaaaatttagtttgagaattaacaaatataatgcCCTATCaagcaaaaattaatacaagaaataaaattataataattatctgAAACTGACCTTACTAGGAATCCTCCTGCCATGAAAAACCGAACCCTCAGGCTCCGACCCATTGAAAGATGGATCCGAGTGCACGTAAACCGAGTACAACCCGTCGTGCCCCTTGAAGAATTTCTCCCACAGCGGCGCTAAAACCACCGGCCCTCGTGTCAAGAACATGAACGCCACCTTGGGCACGCGTTTGAATGGAAATTCTTGGATTTTAGGAGCCATAGATGCTCTCCATAGGAGTTCTTGATCGGTCATTTCATGCATCACGGTAGGTGGCTGTAGGAACTCCGCCCACCTAACCATATCGCTTGTCTTTGAAGTATTCTTGATCTCCGGAGTGGAGGATGAGAAGGTCGGCGTCGTCGTGGTCGGCGGTTGGTCCAGTATTGATTGAGAGGTGAAGATGGAGAATTGACCGTTTGTGACTTGAAGGTTGAATGAGAAGCTTCTGTAGTGGAAGCAGAAGATGATCCCGAAAGTTAACCCGAatatgaagaagaagaggtaGGAGAGGAGGTTGAGTAGAGGGAATGGGGTGTTCATCAGTTTTCCGGCGACTGATGAAAATGGGCTCTGGCCGTTGTTTTTCATCTTGACGGGGCGGCGGCGGTGTTTCTTCACTTGAATTGTGACGAATGAAGAATCTTGAGTTGCTTCCAATGGTGGAGATTGAAATGGAGAATTGAGGAAGCAATgggaattaaattgatgaagaagaatagaagaagaatatatatataaaagttttgGGGTATTGtaagaagaaaattcaaaaaagcaACTTAGGAAGATAAATAATTGGTAGGGATACAGACAACTAACTGGCAATTGATGTTTGTCTGTATCAGATTATACTATGTTTACCTCTacttatatcaaattaattatgaaaactaAGCTTGGTTTGGAGGAGAAGGCACAACTATCTAATGATTTGTTGTGGCTTGgccttgtttttgtttttcaccaatatattaatataattataaataaattataacaatacatataaaataagacaaatatgtacacatataacaaaatttaaattcgtAATCTCgacttattcataaaatttccactttaactttaataattagattaagACATTATTGGTATTACTTGGCGTTGTTGCTGCCCGTAAAACTTAATTTTCgtgaataataatataatgctACTGTTCGATATTGACgtttttgtcaaaattatgtttttacaTTATGGAACGATACATAAAATGCGCTTTCTTCGTACTTGGGTTTGAACATGTGGAAAATTAACACGTTTCATAGTCAAAACCTTCTGATCGTCAAATGTTGTGGATTTTCGAACTCGCCAAGGTCATAACTCATAACACGGATGGGATGGGGAGCTATCACAGGGTATAActcaaaacaattaaaagattaaGGGGTTGTTTTCggaaaagtatttttcaacttccagatttaaagaaaagtttttTAACATTGAAAAGTATTACAAACACTTTAtaagaaaggtaaattattattaaaatttgtaataactataaatatttcttattatttaaaaaattataaatactttttaaaaataaacaatggGATATCACAAacgaatatttgttagatgattattaaattcaaaaatatttattacatatatataaaaaaatatttataatttttaaataataaaatttatttataattataataaatatcatgaaagtccgttataatttatcgggtaaaattcattttactccctgacttttttattctaacttCAAAATAATCCCCATCTTTTCAACATACTTTAAATTAGTCCTTCCGACAAATGACATTCCTATATTACCCTTATgaaactctttttctttttatataaaattatttgtcattcactttttatttttaattacaattaggTCCTTATACTTTtaactttgaaaaatataatcgTTTTAATcgaaataatttacctttaaaaTGAAGTGAGGCGCGGGGGAGAGGCGGTGGGGGTACAAAtgtcattttcttattttaggaCGAGTAGAAAACAACGACGAAAATCACAACTTTGTAAAGAATTTTGCAGGATGACTTTCTCTTCCCGGTAAAATCGGAATAAATGATTCAAgcatttttggaatttttgaagcaattattatatgatttaattaatattttaataactaaataatacattaattttaacgatacattaatattcaaataatgcttcgaatataactaaaaaataaaaaaaactacaatAAACTCACTTAAAGTGATATAAGTACTCACACTTTCAGTAAAACTCGaactcataatttcaaatttgttcatGAGACCACAATTTCGTATACTTGTTCATAAGACATCACAGATTGGATTTTaaggattttaaaatttatgatgatttattttttaagcttGTCCAGTTGATTACACGTtacaaagaatttcaaattctcaaACTCGTATTTTAATCTATACTTTATGGTATTATAGTAAAATTCAAATGCCTTTATTATGGagtcatttaaaataatttttagaaatacaaATCATTCTGTCCAAATAtgacataaaagaaattgaaatacagatgaagatgataataaaaatagatattttgaattaatttctgGGCCACACTTCTCCAATTGGTTGTGAGGACCTAACAAGAACTGCTTAATTGGTAGACTGCCCAATCAATAACTGTAACGAAAGTTCCTATCCCAAATACAATGTAATAAGTCATTTGTTTCAATCCTTAGTCTATGCCTTAATTATAGTCAATTTTAAGAAACTGTTTGcccaaatttattcataatatcttataatCTTGTACATGCAGTAATAAGCATTATTAGCAATATATAACTGATCGAAAAGGTAAAATGTCaaatttgcataattaatattgCCACCTTACCTTGAGTGGCGAGCTTTAGGTGTCACGATAAAAAAGTTGTAAGTTCGAGTCCTACgaatataagtattttaatttacttttaatagtagtatgttgttttttgatttactttgaatttgttgattgatttaaaagtattaatgTATTGTGTACtaaatgttataataataatagttgatCTATCAAcgtaactttttaaaataataataataataataatggcaGTTTagaatgagaaaattattgcAGAATTTAATGGGAAATTGgtgttataattacattaaattttaaaaaaatattataattatccctaacatataaacacataaaaataaatacagaGATCAGAAGTTACAACGTAATGCAGGTAAAGAGTGGGAATAAGCAATGTGATGCAATTGGAGAAACAATAATGGAAATTTAAATGGGCTCGGATCTCAATATTACCCATTAACCCTACCCTACCCTACCCTACCCTACCCCCTCGAGGCAAGACAAAGTCCAATTTCTGTTATGAACAAGTCAAAATCCTCGCTCTCATCTCTGCATGTGTCTtttgctttaaaatatt
The window above is part of the Sesamum indicum cultivar Zhongzhi No. 13 linkage group LG2, S_indicum_v1.0, whole genome shotgun sequence genome. Proteins encoded here:
- the LOC105156363 gene encoding uncharacterized protein LOC105156363, giving the protein MKNNGQSPFSSVAGKLMNTPFPLLNLLSYLFFFIFGLTFGIIFCFHYRSFSFNLQVTNGQFSIFTSQSILDQPPTTTTPTFSSSTPEIKNTSKTSDMVRWAEFLQPPTVMHEMTDQELLWRASMAPKIQEFPFKRVPKVAFMFLTRGPVVLAPLWEKFFKGHDGLYSVYVHSDPSFNGSEPEGSVFHGRRIPSKEVQWGNVNMIEAERRLLANALLDFSNQHFVLLSESCIPLYNFSTIYSYLINSTQNFVEAYDLPGPVGRGRYSHQMGPMIKLEQWRKGSQWFGMDRDLALEVIADKNYFPVFQHYCNGSCYADEHYLPTFVSMKFGERNSNRTLTWVDWSRGGPHPSKFIRTDVTPEFLEKLRRGGSCEYNGKKTNVCVLFARKFTYNALDRLLRFAPQVMQFNR